The segment TGATATACCATACATTTCAATAAAAAACGAAGCAAATCGAAAATCTAAAGAACCTAACAATAAATATCCTAAGTTAACTTAACCACCGAATCCGTACAGTGTACGACCCTGACGCTTCAATGCATAGACAACGTCCATCGCAGTAACAGTTTTCCGGCGAGCGTGCTCGGTGTAAGTAACAGCATCACGAATAACGTTCTCGAGGAAGATCTTCAACACACCACGTGTCTCCTCGTAGATAAGACCGCTTATACGCTTAACACCGCCACGCCTCGCAAGACGGCGAATCGCCGGCTTTGTGATACCCTGGATGTTGTCACGGAGAACTTTCCGGTGACGTTTTGCTCCTCCCTTTCCCAATCCTTTGCCTCCTTTTCCTCTTCCAGACATTTTGTTTGTGTTTATGTTTTCTGTGTATGCTAATACGAGTACTCATTGTAATACTGGTGTTAGGGTTTTATATGAACGATGGAGATGGAATTTTGTGCTTAGGACAGGTGTGATATTCACCATGGGATTGTTGGACTTCCAACCGTACGATGGTGATCCGCGTGATGATTAAAATCGTCGTTTGGTTGGTTGATTTGTGGAGGCATGGATTGGAGCCCAAATCTGATTTTTGGCTGAATGCTTTGAGTTGTGATTTGTGTTTAGTGTCttgcatatatattttttatgtcgAATAAAATGAATCTATAAAATCATATgcgaacaattttttttataaaaaattgttttgaatacTAAAACTTATTATTTTCAACCCCAATTGAAAAATAAGGTTGTAAATTTTCAGCTCTTGAAATgtaaaagaaaaatatatttatcaaaataattatatataaaggTATATGACCACTCCACATATGAAAACTATTTCCCCATCAATTTTATCACTTGTGAGTTTGTAGTATATTCGGGAGTAGGCAATTTATTTAtcgtgaaaaaaaaaatcatatttaagaAAAATTTAGCACGATATAGTTTTTATGAGTGTATTCATAAGATGCTTATATTTAGTAAATGATAATGTGGTATGGTTTATATTACACGAATCGTATATCACTATATTATTTGTTGGTGATCAATTTTATCTCTTAAGTAAATTTTTTATGTAATTCTTTTACTGCAGTATAGTTCTtatgaaaaaacatttattttagaaaaaaatgttAGAAAAATGTAGTGTGTGTATATGAACTTAGTTGTGTagaaagttataatttttttagaagagcaaaatttatataactaaacAAAAGCCAACGGGAAGTTGAGTACAAAAGAAGAAGTTGGAAAAACATAGATTATAAAGATGGAAACTATCTGACACAAATGGGTGTAGTCACATTTCATCATTtattttttctatgattttttacTCACTAAAAATCATGAAATGTTCATCTTtcattttcctttattaaatatttttttgaaagtacttatatatatatatatatatatatatatatatatatatatatatatatatatatatatatatatatatatatatatatatatatattaaaagttaaaaacactagagaaaatacaaaaaatagaGTTGGTCAATCACATTAGGAGAGAAAGGGTGGGGCACTCTCACCTTCGCCCTTTTCACGTACCGGTGTGGTGCTCTTAGGTGCGGTTTCTATTTTCACTCACCTTTCCCGCTCCACTTCTTCCAACCTAAGGGCAAATAAGTCAAAACGCAAAACTCAAAAGAGAAGGTTAACCACTTAAACTACCAACTTGAACATTTCCAAAATAAGAGAATTCCAATAAACAAAACCATACACCATAAAGGAATCATATAGGATCAATACACAATAAGGATTCAACCCAACACAAAGGGCAAAATAGTTAAAATATGAAACAAATAAGGAAACACAGGATCGATACACAATAAGGATTCAACCCAACACAAAGGGCAAAATAGTTAAAATATGAAACAAATAAGGAAACACCGACAAAGCACCATGGAAGAGAATGGTAATGTGAAAGTAGTGTTCTACTAACAAATAACCTTTAAACTTCATTGCACCATGCCTCCAATGGAGCAATACCCCAAGGGTAAAATAAATGAACAAAATGTTACTCAAGCAAGCaaataaaaaacaagaaaaacTACACAATAATTTGCATGGTTTGGGTCAACGTGACCTATTTCCAAGGGTACAAACCAAACCTTCCAAACTAACCTATAAAAAATCATTGATCCACTACTTCTAATTCATCCTTCTATCATTCAATCCTTCAACAAACGTGAAGTCAAAATGAACATGAATGGCtaagaattttgtgatcatccTTATTGTGACTTAGGCTAAAAGGTTTcgttgtttgtttttcttttttgtaaTACAAAAATTATATGTTACTCCTTTCGTCCcttatttgtttcaatttttgacttttgaaatCTTTATTCTTCAATTTTGAcctaaaatatttttgtttttaatatataatacttgatgcaaaatatatgaatggattgtgtTTTAAAGGTCTTTCTATTGGTATAAGTTTCATCAAGTCatatataacacaaaaaaaaaaaatagaacaaattactgaaatcgtccctgtgaTTTGGTTAAAATTGCGTGTTTGGTTCCTAACTTTTATTTTGCACTCGGACCATCCTTATAGTTTCTTTTTGTTACGCTTTTCGTTCCTACTAGACATAAAAAACTATTATATCCTTActattttttatttgtatttaaaaaaaatattaaagattATTAAAAGTATTTTATAGTTTGTTAAAAAGGTTGGGATCCACACGTCCCCACCACCCTCAGTCTACCCATTCCCCTCTGTAACTTGAAGCTATCGATGGTAGTTCAAGGCTTCAAGATATATCTATTTCCCTCTGAACTCCACCTTAAATCAACGATCTTCACCTGAACTCCCCATAGGAGCCTTATCCTCTCGAAAGGCGCAACCTCCATCATCTATCATGTGAACAGCTCCTCCAGATGACTATAACCCTAATGCCTGAAACCTGAAACTATAAAGATGTTGGAAACCTGCAACCCTAACGCCTCCGAAAACCTGCAACTGTAAAGCCACCGAATACCTGTAACTCCATTGTTCTTCTCCGCCTTCGCACGTTCCCGTCTAATCCCATTTCTTCTTATTCCGCTGACCTCGTGGATTTCACCTGGAAAAATCGATTTCATCATCTGGAAAATTGGTCTTTGATTTATGGGATATATGGTGAGGTGTTTTATTTTCAGATTAATCTTAATGTGTTTAATCCGACGACGTCATCGATTTcaaatacaaaaatttgactccatTTGTTTTTCGATTTGATTTTTGGGATTTCATCACTGATTTTAGGTTAGGTTTACATTTTAGGTTATGATTTTcggatttgattttgatttccgttTATGTTCTGATTTTATGGTTTCGGGATTTGACTTTGGCTAAgttttaatttcatattttgatCTTGTTTTGGTTTTGATTTATGTGTTTTGATCATGGTTTTGGTTTGATTTTGATTTGGTCAAGGTGATGATCAATTGTGGTTGCAGGAAGTGAATGCTAGTTATTGTCGGAGGTGAACATGGTGGTTGTTGGATGTAAATGGGGTGTCACCTGATGGAATCGATGATGTGGGTAGACTGAATAGGCGGGTGGTGGTGTTGCCGGAATAGGTAGGTGGTGGTGTTGGTTATTGGAGGTGATGGGTGAGGGGTTGGTAGCTGGTGGCTAGTGGTCATCGGTGGTATTTCCTGGTAGGTGGTGGGTTTTTGATGGTAGtatgtggtggtgatggtgatcgTGATGGTGAGACCTACTATATTAATACAtcttttaataattaataaataatatcaaaaaattaaaaattaaaaagtgaaaaaataaatataaagggTATTATAGTCTTTTTATGTTTACGAGGGACCAACAACGCACCAAAATCAAACAGTAAGGATGGTCCGAGTGCAAAATAAGAGTTAGGGACAAACACACAATTTTAACCAAACCAcatggacgatttcagtaatttgttcATAAAAATATTTATGGTCAAAGTTGAAAAATAAAGACTTCAAGAGTCAAAAGTGGACAATAAATATGGGATGAATGATGTATAACTTTATGAATGCAAAGTTTTAATTCATAGTTGTTTTGACTTGATATATAACTTTTCATTTATAGAAACTAATTATCTGTTTCGATTGTAATACTACTAGATTTACTTAGGAGGACGGTGTCTAAAATAGTCATGTTTGGCCTGGTTGTTGGATTTTTGAAATGTTATATGCCAGAAGTGGTCTGCCTCCTAATAGTCTTGCCTAGTCGTTCTTTATTTGATAGTCAAAGTATTACATCATAATTAATAAGTGATTTTTACAATGCAAACGATTCACCCGACAAATAACCATTGTCATGACAAAAGTGTCCTGTCTCACAATAGTCTTTCCTAATCATTCTTTATTTGATAGTCAACGTATTACATCATAAATTAATAAGTGATTTATAAGATGCAATTGATTCACCCGACAAAGAACCATTGGCATAACACAAATCGTGATGAACATACTCTAGTCTAGGAGTTAAGGTCGTTTGTAGCCAAACCATGTATTATGCCTAATGCGTGTCACTCTTTATTTCATGCTACAATTAGGAAAAATAATAACATATTTTGATTGGCTTGACGACATAGGAAACTAGGGGATGGTTACTTTTCCTATTGAATTTAAAAACTGCTTATAGTttgattttagtttttaaattccGAATTTACTACTGTCATGTTTATTTCTCTTTAACTTAGAAGTGTTTTTTTAAATCCATTAATTTCCTTTACATATTTAGTTGGTTACTTGAGTATTTTAAACATATAATTTAACTACAAATTCATTGAGGATTCAACCATGTTTTCCCTAACTATCTATGGTGGTTGGGTTATTTTGACTGAGACGACGAGCTCAATCAGACAACAACAAGCTCGATCTGATGACGCTAAATCATAATTATAACATCAAGCAGAGAAAATGCACGTGTTGTACATATATTAGCCAagcaatatatatacatatattgtgCACAAAAAGGGAAACATAAGTCAAAATACATCATATAGTAGTAGGGACAAGTGTTCCAATGTTAAGTACCCACCTCATATTAGCCAagcaatatatatacatatattgtgCACAAAAAGGGAAACATAAGTCAAAATACATCATATAGTAGGGACAAGTGTTCCAATGTTAAGTACCCACCTCAAACGTTTGATATTTTTTCATACATCTTTTAAGTCAAagtaaaatataaaacaccacCTATAAAATATCATTAAAGGTTACAAAAAATATCAAGTTATCCTTACAAAGTAGTTTAACTTGTTAAATGATtttctattttatatatatatatatatatatatatatatatatatatatatatatatatatatatatatatatatatatatatatatatatatactagccgtttacccgcgcaaagcggcggcggCAAATAGTTGcatttataaaataatttttttcggCGATTAGTTATATCGAAAACATGTTTTATTTCATGGAATACAAAACAAATACATATCGTTATTAGTCAATTTTGTGGCAATGACTTGTTTCCTTTAGCCAAAATAATTTCTTAATATTGGTAATTATATTTATTTCAACGACTGGTTTTCGTACGGAAACATGTTATCTTACAAAAAACATGAAATGTATCAGAATTCGAATGCATTCCACTAAGGCCGGACACATTGTTTTGGATATCCGAAAATACTAAACttataataaatttttttttctattttttgtttatttaaatattatataacaTAAACCAAGAATGTTGTTctttttatctaataacttttatTTATGATACAGCACATAACCATAGTACAAGAAAACATGGCGTTAATTATGATATGAAGAACTATAACAGAGATCAATAacttttattagtttaatcacTAAAATTACTTTgtattcaaaagaaaaacatCCATGAATAAAGAAACAATAGTTATATGTTTCTCGCCATCATATCTATCTTTAAAATTCTCTTCATTTTTCTCTTTCgaaaaaaatcttcatttttgGCATTAACTCACCTAATGTAGTCTCTATCTGCATAGACATAAAGAATAAACCAAGAACTAATTAACAAAAACTAACTAACAGACCGTCAAGGATTAGCGGGCCAGGGGTGGATGTGGGGATCAAAGTTCGGGTGCAGGGACATGGAATGCAATCCCCctaattaaataaaagtttacAATCTTGTAACCTGTCTCAGTGAATGCATAACATGTTGGTGTTTCATTCATCAGACACAAACAAATCAATATCTTTAaaaattattaaaagagaacccgtaattcaccaatgaagcaatcaTGACCCTTAATTGAATTTCAATCCTATGTTTTCCACCTTTAGATCAAATTGCTTGCATCATTTTCTTTAAATAGAATTAAAACACAATAAGATTCAATTATAGAATCTTTTAATTCAGCAATTATATTATCAATTACCAcatatcattttatttaattactAGATATCAGTTTCTTTAATTAATATTGTTCCTAATTTAACtccattatttatagttttttgcGTCAAAATTCAAACCCGTTTAGTTTTtagatatttttttttgaaaaaacccattaaataagcatataaataatttagttattaacctataaaagctaatctaatcccattaaatctgtaaaatatttaaaagtcaaaattaaagttaatattattcataatttatCTCTCGGTATATCCCACATAAAAGAAATCAATTTGAGATAATGGTTTTGAATTTAAAACTTATTAATTAAGAAagtcaattaatttgaaattttgactcaataaaaatgatattttttttcagATGAATAACCAAAATTCTCCAAGATGATATCTTAGGATCCCATTTTTTGGAAGATAATGATTTCCTTATTGGAAAACGATCTATATATACGATTACATTGAAGTTGTTCTTCT is part of the Lactuca sativa cultivar Salinas chromosome 7, Lsat_Salinas_v11, whole genome shotgun sequence genome and harbors:
- the LOC111890440 gene encoding histone H4 gives rise to the protein MSGRGKGGKGLGKGGAKRHRKVLRDNIQGITKPAIRRLARRGGVKRISGLIYEETRGVLKIFLENVIRDAVTYTEHARRKTVTAMDVVYALKRQGRTLYGFGG